A genomic stretch from Shewanella sediminis HAW-EB3 includes:
- a CDS encoding LysR family transcriptional regulator, protein MKYSLKQISVFDAVASLESVSAAARKLSMTQSAVSMSLGQLENLLGRPLFIRQGNRLTLSHWGNWLRPKARRLLQDAQQIELGLHEQHLISGRFRLCSSQTAAEHLLPELISRIDTDFPELRIDLTVENTENVVEGLLNYEFDLGIIEGRNDDSRLHQEQWVDDHLVIIASPHHPYANYESTSLSQLEQAKWVLREQGAGTRRIFEGAIHGVIEKLNVWKEYEHVPLLKSLVKNGLYLSSLPFLDVEKDVANGELVILSTPQLNMQRHLSFVWRNDSGENPLRDCLITEARRLSRSRQIRNQG, encoded by the coding sequence ATGAAGTATTCACTCAAGCAAATCAGCGTTTTTGATGCCGTAGCTAGCCTAGAGAGCGTTAGTGCTGCTGCAAGAAAACTTTCAATGACACAGTCTGCTGTGAGTATGTCTCTGGGGCAGCTGGAAAATTTGCTCGGTCGACCACTTTTTATCCGCCAGGGAAACCGACTGACATTGAGCCACTGGGGAAACTGGCTGCGCCCTAAGGCGAGGCGTTTGCTTCAGGATGCACAACAAATCGAATTAGGCCTTCACGAACAACACCTTATAAGCGGTCGATTCCGATTATGTTCGAGTCAAACGGCAGCAGAGCACCTTTTACCCGAGCTCATCAGTAGAATTGATACGGATTTCCCGGAACTTCGAATAGATTTAACGGTAGAAAATACCGAAAATGTCGTCGAAGGCCTGTTAAATTATGAATTCGATCTAGGGATCATCGAGGGCCGTAATGATGACAGCCGTCTGCATCAGGAGCAGTGGGTAGATGATCATCTCGTCATTATCGCATCGCCTCACCACCCTTATGCCAATTATGAAAGCACGAGTCTGTCTCAACTAGAACAGGCAAAATGGGTATTACGCGAACAAGGCGCCGGTACACGACGAATATTTGAGGGCGCCATTCATGGTGTCATCGAAAAGCTCAATGTATGGAAGGAGTATGAGCATGTACCTCTATTGAAGTCTCTGGTTAAAAACGGATTATATCTGAGCAGCCTCCCCTTCCTCGATGTAGAAAAAGATGTGGCGAACGGCGAGTTAGTTATTCTTTCGACGCCTCAATTAAATATGCAGCGTCACCTCTCCTTCGTCTGGCGCAATGATTCAGGCGAGAATCCTCTACGTGATTGCCTTATTACCGAGGCGCGTCGCTTGAGCCGTAGTCGACAAATCAGAAATCAGGGGTAA
- the panF gene encoding sodium/pantothenate symporter, whose protein sequence is MINLLPVFIYLILSLIVTRWWSAAGAKASGSLYQDRAKRFFIGGQFLNGPMLALTLVATYTSASSFIGGPGAAYKMGLGWVWLALIQVPVAILTLGVLGPKFLSQRKKQHSTLIEWLDDRYQNRWLSWLAITSLVVGFVAMISVQFIGGARMFSGVSGISYELGLGLFVITVLAYTLTGGFRAVVITDALQGMVMLLGLIVLLAVVLSQGSLPELMGEVSKQSPEMLSPHGVNEYLGWPMMLSFWILICFGTMGLPHTLVRLLAVKDKASLKRGMVWGTIICFLMTFIPHVCGVLGRALYPDLAVSDEIMPTLISGLMNPFWASLLLAAPIAAVMSSVDSMLLQSAVSIVRDGAVRISPEIRPAKQVQLTRVAMLIITAIATYWAIEPPQMIVWINLAAFGALQAVFLWPIIAGVFFKELKGHSALLSMVSGLISYLALQFNPQSMWGVHPIVPALSLSLAVMLLSHFSTMMIRRKLSAETVS, encoded by the coding sequence ATGATTAATCTATTGCCGGTATTTATCTACCTTATCTTGAGCCTCATCGTCACTCGTTGGTGGAGCGCTGCAGGTGCTAAAGCCTCTGGCTCGCTATATCAGGACAGAGCGAAACGATTTTTTATCGGAGGCCAGTTTCTCAATGGCCCCATGTTGGCGCTAACCTTAGTCGCCACTTATACCAGTGCCAGCTCATTTATCGGAGGTCCGGGAGCCGCCTATAAGATGGGGTTAGGCTGGGTATGGTTAGCCCTTATTCAGGTTCCGGTGGCGATACTGACCTTAGGCGTGCTTGGCCCCAAGTTTTTAAGCCAGCGAAAAAAGCAGCATTCGACGTTAATTGAATGGCTCGATGACCGTTATCAGAATCGCTGGTTAAGTTGGCTGGCCATAACTAGCCTGGTTGTAGGCTTCGTGGCAATGATCTCGGTGCAGTTTATCGGCGGAGCCAGAATGTTCTCCGGGGTCAGTGGTATTAGTTATGAGCTAGGATTGGGATTATTTGTTATCACCGTACTGGCTTATACCTTGACGGGAGGTTTCAGGGCTGTGGTCATCACAGATGCACTTCAGGGTATGGTCATGTTGCTTGGTTTAATCGTGTTGTTGGCGGTTGTATTAAGTCAGGGCTCTTTACCTGAGTTGATGGGTGAGGTCAGTAAACAGTCCCCTGAGATGCTGAGCCCTCACGGTGTAAATGAGTATCTGGGTTGGCCCATGATGTTGTCATTTTGGATACTTATCTGTTTCGGTACCATGGGCTTACCCCATACATTGGTGCGTTTGTTGGCGGTAAAGGATAAGGCTTCACTCAAGAGAGGCATGGTGTGGGGGACGATAATCTGTTTTCTGATGACGTTTATTCCTCATGTGTGTGGCGTATTGGGTAGGGCGCTTTATCCCGATTTAGCCGTGTCCGATGAGATCATGCCAACATTGATTTCGGGCTTAATGAATCCGTTCTGGGCAAGTCTGCTACTGGCCGCTCCCATCGCTGCAGTTATGTCTTCTGTCGACTCTATGTTACTCCAGTCCGCAGTGAGTATAGTGAGGGATGGAGCTGTCAGGATAAGTCCAGAAATAAGGCCCGCTAAACAAGTTCAGCTCACGCGCGTCGCTATGTTGATTATCACGGCCATTGCCACCTACTGGGCAATCGAGCCGCCACAGATGATAGTCTGGATTAATCTGGCTGCATTCGGCGCGTTGCAGGCGGTTTTTCTCTGGCCAATTATTGCCGGCGTTTTTTTCAAAGAGTTAAAAGGTCATAGCGCACTCTTGTCTATGGTTTCGGGTTTAATCAGTTACTTAGCTTTGCAGTTTAATCCTCAGTCTATGTGGGGGGTTCATCCTATTGTCCCGGCTCTGTCACTATCCCTTGCAGTCATGTTGCTGTCACACTTTTCAACAATGATGATTCGCCGTAAGCTAAGTGCTGAAACTGTAAGCTAG
- a CDS encoding TDT family transporter — protein sequence MKATITKLSNHVSRLPTPMAGLALAIASLGWAWDSMLPNMDGRGQIIGAVVAAVLLISLVVKFVIHPKILKEDLSHPVVGSVIPTFAMGLMVVSNALGQYLPAQGRYLWLFAIMVHILFLGMFIFYRAIDFKLEHMVPSWFVPPIGIIVAAVSFPGSQYEWIASATLNFGMACYLIMLPVMLYRLIFCAPISDAAKPTIAIMAAPASLSLAGYLTINSNPSIVIVALLLSIAVLMTSVIYLAFFHLMRLPFSPGYAAFTFPMVIGATALIKAGHWLIQSFGESQLTDLIEQAAKGELFISTAVVLYVVYRYLSHYRPMTLTA from the coding sequence ATGAAAGCCACTATAACCAAACTCTCAAATCACGTATCTCGCCTACCAACACCTATGGCTGGTCTGGCTCTGGCTATCGCCAGTCTCGGCTGGGCATGGGACAGTATGCTACCCAATATGGATGGTCGCGGACAGATCATAGGCGCCGTTGTCGCAGCGGTACTACTCATCTCTCTGGTCGTAAAATTTGTTATTCACCCAAAGATATTAAAAGAAGATCTATCTCATCCCGTAGTGGGCAGTGTGATCCCAACGTTTGCCATGGGGCTCATGGTTGTATCTAATGCTTTAGGACAATACTTGCCAGCACAGGGACGTTATCTGTGGTTGTTCGCTATCATGGTCCATATCCTGTTTTTAGGCATGTTCATCTTCTACCGGGCTATCGACTTCAAGCTGGAACACATGGTACCAAGCTGGTTTGTGCCACCTATCGGTATCATAGTCGCTGCCGTTAGTTTTCCCGGGAGTCAATATGAATGGATCGCGAGCGCAACGCTCAACTTCGGTATGGCCTGCTACCTCATCATGTTGCCGGTCATGTTATACAGACTCATATTTTGTGCACCAATCAGCGACGCTGCCAAACCGACTATAGCTATCATGGCGGCGCCTGCCAGTTTATCTTTAGCCGGCTACTTAACTATTAACAGTAATCCATCAATCGTTATCGTTGCACTGTTACTGAGTATTGCGGTGTTGATGACCAGTGTCATTTACCTGGCCTTCTTTCACCTGATGAGACTCCCTTTCTCTCCAGGATATGCAGCCTTTACCTTCCCTATGGTCATTGGCGCAACAGCCTTGATTAAAGCGGGTCACTGGTTAATTCAAAGCTTCGGTGAGAGTCAGTTAACAGATTTAATCGAACAAGCCGCAAAGGGAGAGTTATTTATATCAACGGCTGTAGTCTTGTATGTCGTATACCGCTACTTGTCACATTATAGACCTATGACGCTAACGGCTTAA
- a CDS encoding TonB-dependent receptor → MLPNSKLAKAVRFALITGAATAALSAPAVYAASDDESVERIQVTGSRIKRTDMETATPVTVMSADDMAKQGFTNIQDALESLTSTTSAMTTQSVHGFTPAASSISLRGAGANRTLTLIDGKRLNQYPKPAGGTDNFVDTANLPMEAVQRIEILQSGGSAIYGADAVGGVINIILKKDFEGVALKYRHGDTFEGGGGSDRVALSLGSSSDRGNVSTFIEFTTNEQLKATDRENFGLHTDKVPYSEYSQYSSYGARIAGGSGAKALTPEECTAGGWFWDAARSICGFDRSQWRDLEPESTRFISSTNFNYELADDVTFVGRLDFAEAKSTTRIEPMAINDYDINVAGDNVTVSAGDLSKTFNNKATALGGDFANAEDGDYYYVRRLHEFGNRMGETKTRNYFFTAGLQGVVFDEYDWDASVNYGRTNVDVFRGGYATIAGMFDYITDGENGNSLLKNMNAEDVEAASYTPFERAQSTQKNVQANITGTAFEMPEGDALFSFGAEYTEQDYETESDSESAKGNILTTGGSSGAGDRSYWASYAELSIPVLDVLTIDAAVRYDNYSDFGGNLSPQIAIEYRPMDELLVRGSISSVFRAPDMHRVYGDSTNGFTTVIDFKQCLAMGGTPAQTHPDPRINEICNELHIDTTTGANKELEAETGYTANIGAVWGGDSLNASFDLWEWKLDDMVSDISASKAAREYEQYEDMITRDDDGTITHVDAVAQNLAFQKVRGIDMTAGYAWDLNEFGELKLNFNGTYILLSEGQLAPTDPVEDDIDNGGLPQYRANLVLGYFIEDFETTLGAYHTARMHGMQYKSFKESAGDDFDESAHEVASQTKWNLTAGYSITDDIKVKAGVVNLFDAGPNFDPTATSWPHYQRSVYNARGREWFLEGEVKF, encoded by the coding sequence ATGTTGCCTAATTCTAAATTGGCTAAAGCTGTACGTTTTGCATTAATTACTGGGGCAGCAACTGCCGCATTAAGTGCACCAGCAGTCTATGCCGCAAGTGATGATGAATCAGTAGAACGTATTCAAGTTACAGGTTCTCGTATTAAGCGTACCGATATGGAAACAGCGACGCCTGTTACCGTAATGAGCGCTGATGATATGGCGAAGCAAGGCTTCACCAATATTCAAGATGCACTAGAGAGTCTAACCTCTACTACAAGTGCGATGACAACCCAGTCAGTTCATGGTTTCACACCTGCAGCATCATCTATCAGTCTACGTGGCGCTGGCGCTAACCGCACACTAACACTTATCGATGGTAAGCGTTTAAACCAGTACCCTAAGCCTGCAGGCGGTACTGATAACTTCGTCGATACAGCAAACCTTCCAATGGAAGCCGTTCAGCGTATCGAGATCCTTCAATCAGGTGGTTCTGCAATTTATGGTGCCGATGCTGTCGGTGGTGTAATTAACATCATCCTAAAGAAAGATTTCGAAGGTGTTGCACTTAAATATCGCCATGGTGATACATTTGAAGGTGGCGGAGGAAGTGATCGTGTTGCACTATCTCTAGGTTCATCATCTGATCGTGGTAACGTTTCAACTTTCATCGAATTTACAACTAACGAACAGTTAAAAGCAACTGATCGTGAAAACTTCGGCCTTCATACCGATAAAGTTCCTTACAGCGAATACTCACAGTACAGTTCATACGGTGCACGTATCGCAGGTGGCAGTGGTGCTAAAGCTCTGACTCCTGAAGAGTGTACTGCAGGCGGTTGGTTCTGGGATGCAGCTCGCAGCATCTGTGGTTTCGATCGTTCACAGTGGCGTGACCTTGAGCCTGAAAGCACACGTTTCATCAGCTCAACAAATTTCAACTATGAGCTTGCCGATGACGTGACCTTTGTTGGTCGTCTTGATTTTGCAGAAGCAAAATCGACTACCCGCATCGAGCCTATGGCAATCAACGACTATGACATCAATGTCGCCGGTGACAACGTTACCGTTAGTGCAGGTGATCTCAGCAAGACATTCAACAATAAAGCAACCGCGCTAGGTGGTGACTTTGCCAATGCTGAAGATGGCGATTACTACTACGTCCGCCGTCTACATGAGTTTGGCAACCGTATGGGTGAAACAAAAACCCGTAACTACTTCTTCACAGCCGGTCTTCAAGGTGTTGTATTTGATGAATATGATTGGGACGCCTCAGTTAACTATGGCCGTACTAACGTCGACGTTTTCCGTGGTGGATACGCGACTATAGCTGGTATGTTTGACTACATCACAGATGGTGAAAATGGCAACTCACTGCTTAAGAACATGAATGCTGAAGATGTAGAGGCTGCTTCTTACACACCTTTCGAGCGAGCTCAGTCAACTCAGAAAAACGTACAGGCAAACATCACAGGTACTGCATTTGAAATGCCTGAAGGGGACGCACTGTTCTCATTTGGTGCAGAATACACAGAGCAAGATTACGAAACTGAGTCAGATTCTGAATCTGCCAAAGGTAACATCTTGACTACCGGTGGTTCTTCAGGTGCAGGTGATCGCTCTTACTGGGCAAGTTACGCAGAACTAAGCATTCCAGTACTTGACGTGCTGACTATCGATGCGGCAGTTCGTTATGATAACTACAGTGATTTTGGTGGTAATTTATCACCTCAAATCGCTATTGAATATCGTCCAATGGATGAGCTACTTGTTCGTGGTTCTATCAGTTCTGTATTCCGTGCACCAGATATGCACCGTGTGTATGGCGATTCGACCAATGGTTTCACTACAGTAATTGACTTCAAGCAGTGTCTGGCCATGGGCGGCACACCTGCTCAAACTCATCCAGATCCAAGGATCAACGAGATATGTAATGAACTACATATCGACACGACTACTGGTGCTAACAAAGAACTTGAAGCAGAAACTGGTTACACTGCAAACATAGGTGCGGTATGGGGCGGTGATTCACTCAATGCTTCATTCGACCTTTGGGAGTGGAAGCTTGACGATATGGTTAGCGATATTAGCGCCAGCAAAGCAGCACGTGAATATGAACAATATGAAGACATGATCACTCGTGATGATGATGGCACCATTACTCATGTTGACGCGGTTGCACAAAACCTTGCATTCCAAAAAGTTCGTGGTATCGACATGACTGCCGGTTACGCTTGGGATCTTAACGAGTTTGGTGAGCTAAAACTGAACTTCAATGGTACCTACATTCTATTGTCTGAAGGCCAACTAGCGCCAACGGATCCTGTAGAAGATGATATCGATAATGGCGGTCTACCTCAGTACCGTGCGAACTTAGTCCTTGGTTACTTCATCGAAGACTTCGAAACAACACTTGGCGCGTACCATACAGCTCGCATGCACGGTATGCAGTACAAGTCATTCAAAGAGTCTGCGGGTGATGACTTTGACGAAAGTGCACATGAAGTTGCTTCACAGACTAAGTGGAACCTGACTGCTGGTTATAGCATCACTGATGATATAAAAGTAAAAGCTGGTGTTGTTAACCTGTTTGACGCTGGTCCAAACTTTGATCCAACTGCAACTAGCTGGCCTCACTACCAGCGTTCAGTATATAACGCACGTGGTCGTGAGTGGTTCTTAGAAGGTGAAGTTAAGTTCTAA
- the yfcC gene encoding putative basic amino acid antiporter YfcC — protein sequence MDTSASRSPHDNSLTNASRWQMPDTLVIIFFVALAAALLTYIVPTGSFQTQDVSYIADGVEKSRSVIDPSSFSYALNEAGEPKLAPVALFEGGGGTGFFNFAFEGLVSGSKWGSAIGVIMFMLVIGGSFGVVMATGTIDNGILKLIDKTRGNEMLFIPVIFILFSLGGAVFGMGEEAIAFAIIICPLMIRLGYDGITTVMVTYVATQVGFASSWMNPFSVAIAQGIAGVPVLSGSGMRVIMWAGFTLMGLIFTMRYANRIRLTPERSYSYHSDAFFRENQSKASLDSRFNLGDFLVLFTIVATVAWVIWGVVAQAWFIPEIASQFFTMGIVIGVIGVLFKLNGLTVNQVAVSFKQGAATMLEPAVLVGCASGILILLGGGGPSENSVLNTILNSAGNVIGYLPDALSAWFMLLFQAVFNFFVTSGSGQAALTMPLMAPLADIVGVTRQVAVLAFQLGDGFTNVLVPTSASLMATLGVCRVDWGDWLKFIWRFMLALFVVSSVVVVGAHYLGFS from the coding sequence ATGGACACATCTGCTTCAAGATCTCCTCACGATAACTCTCTAACCAACGCAAGTCGTTGGCAGATGCCGGATACACTGGTCATTATCTTTTTTGTGGCACTGGCTGCTGCACTGCTCACCTATATCGTACCGACAGGATCGTTTCAAACCCAGGATGTCAGCTATATCGCAGATGGCGTAGAGAAAAGCCGTAGTGTTATCGACCCAAGCTCATTCTCATATGCGTTAAATGAAGCGGGCGAGCCTAAGCTGGCACCGGTTGCCTTGTTTGAAGGCGGAGGAGGAACGGGGTTCTTTAACTTTGCCTTCGAGGGGTTAGTGTCCGGGTCGAAGTGGGGCAGCGCCATCGGCGTTATCATGTTTATGTTGGTGATAGGAGGCTCCTTCGGCGTTGTGATGGCAACAGGCACCATAGATAACGGTATCTTGAAGCTTATCGATAAGACCCGCGGCAATGAGATGCTGTTTATTCCGGTGATATTTATTCTCTTCTCTCTCGGTGGCGCCGTTTTTGGTATGGGAGAGGAGGCTATCGCATTTGCTATCATCATCTGTCCTTTGATGATACGGCTCGGGTACGATGGTATCACCACGGTGATGGTCACCTATGTCGCCACTCAGGTAGGGTTTGCAAGCTCCTGGATGAACCCTTTCAGTGTCGCCATCGCTCAGGGGATCGCCGGTGTGCCGGTACTTTCTGGCTCAGGAATGAGAGTCATAATGTGGGCTGGATTTACCCTGATGGGGCTGATTTTCACCATGCGTTATGCCAACAGGATCAGACTTACTCCCGAACGTTCCTATAGTTATCACAGCGATGCCTTTTTTCGGGAAAACCAGAGTAAAGCCAGTTTAGATAGCCGCTTTAACTTGGGGGACTTTTTAGTACTATTCACCATAGTCGCTACCGTTGCTTGGGTGATCTGGGGCGTCGTAGCTCAAGCCTGGTTTATTCCTGAAATTGCCAGTCAGTTTTTTACCATGGGTATTGTGATCGGCGTAATAGGTGTCTTGTTTAAACTCAATGGTTTGACGGTTAATCAGGTGGCGGTCAGCTTTAAACAGGGCGCTGCGACTATGCTTGAGCCGGCTGTTCTGGTCGGCTGTGCGTCGGGAATATTGATCCTGCTCGGAGGCGGCGGCCCGAGTGAAAACAGTGTGCTTAATACGATTTTAAACAGTGCCGGTAATGTTATCGGTTATCTGCCAGATGCGCTGTCGGCCTGGTTTATGTTGCTGTTTCAGGCGGTGTTTAACTTCTTCGTTACTTCGGGCTCGGGCCAGGCGGCCTTGACCATGCCCTTGATGGCGCCTCTTGCCGATATCGTCGGCGTGACAAGACAGGTCGCCGTGTTGGCATTTCAACTGGGCGATGGCTTTACTAATGTGCTCGTGCCGACATCGGCGTCTCTTATGGCCACCTTAGGTGTATGCCGGGTCGATTGGGGTGATTGGCTTAAGTTTATCTGGCGCTTCATGTTAGCACTGTTTGTCGTTTCCAGTGTGGTCGTTGTGGGCGCACACTATCTCGGTTTTAGTTAA